One genomic region from Pseudomonas sp. R5-89-07 encodes:
- a CDS encoding dihydroorotase yields MKLSILGARVIDPASGLDHVTDLHLDAGKIIAIGAAPAGFSAVESIDAKGLIAAPGLVDLNVALREPGYSRKGNITSETRAAAAGGVTSLCCPPNTKPILDTSAVTELILDRAREAGNCKVFPVGALSKGLEGEQLAELIALRDAGCVAFSNGLESFRSTRTLCRALEYAATFDLTVIFHSQDRDLAEGGLAHEGAVASFLGLPGIPETAETVALARDLLLAEQSGVRAHFSQLTSARGVALIAQAQARGLPVTADVALYQLILTDEALIDFSSLYHVQPPLRTLADREGLRAAVKSGVVSAISSHHQPHERDAKLAPFGATEPGISSVELLLPLAMTLVEDGLLDLPTLLARLSTGPAEALRLPAGKLAVGSAADLVLFDPASSTVAGEHWLSKGENCPFIGHSLPATVRYTLMDGRISYQA; encoded by the coding sequence GTGAAGCTCAGCATTCTCGGCGCCCGAGTCATCGATCCGGCCAGCGGCCTGGATCACGTTACCGACCTTCACCTGGACGCCGGCAAGATCATCGCCATTGGCGCCGCGCCCGCAGGCTTCAGCGCCGTGGAGAGTATCGACGCCAAAGGCCTGATCGCCGCGCCTGGGCTGGTGGACCTCAACGTCGCCCTGCGCGAGCCGGGCTACAGCCGCAAGGGCAACATCACCAGCGAAACCCGCGCCGCCGCCGCCGGCGGTGTGACCAGCCTGTGCTGCCCGCCGAACACCAAGCCGATCCTGGACACCTCGGCGGTCACCGAGCTGATCCTCGACCGCGCCCGTGAAGCGGGCAATTGCAAAGTGTTCCCTGTCGGCGCGCTGAGCAAAGGCCTGGAGGGCGAGCAACTGGCCGAACTGATCGCCTTGCGCGATGCCGGTTGCGTAGCGTTCAGCAACGGCCTGGAAAGCTTTCGCAGCACCCGCACCTTGTGCCGCGCCCTGGAATACGCGGCCACCTTCGACCTGACGGTGATCTTTCACTCCCAGGACCGTGACCTGGCTGAAGGTGGCCTGGCGCATGAAGGCGCGGTGGCTAGCTTCCTCGGCTTGCCGGGCATCCCGGAAACCGCCGAAACCGTGGCCCTGGCCCGTGACCTGTTGCTGGCGGAGCAAAGCGGCGTACGCGCGCATTTCAGCCAGCTGACCAGTGCCCGTGGCGTCGCCCTGATCGCCCAGGCCCAGGCCCGCGGCTTGCCGGTGACGGCGGACGTGGCGCTGTATCAGTTGATCCTGACCGATGAGGCGCTGATCGACTTCTCCAGCCTGTATCACGTGCAGCCGCCGCTGCGCACCCTGGCCGATCGCGAGGGTTTACGCGCGGCAGTGAAATCGGGCGTGGTCTCGGCGATTTCCAGCCACCACCAGCCCCACGAGCGCGATGCCAAGCTGGCGCCGTTTGGTGCCACCGAACCAGGCATCAGCAGCGTCGAACTGCTGCTGCCGCTGGCAATGACATTGGTGGAAGATGGCTTGCTGGACCTGCCGACCCTGTTGGCACGCCTGAGCACCGGCCCGGCCGAGGCCCTGCGCCTGCCGGCGGGTAAGCTGGCGGTGGGTTCGGCGGCGGATCTGGTGCTGTTTGATCCGGCCAGTTCAACGGTGGCCGGGGAACACTGGCTGTCCAAGGGCGAGAACTGCCCGTTCATCGGCCACAGCCTGCCGGCCACGGTGCGGTACACGCTGATGGATGGGCGGATCAGCTACCAGGCTTGA
- the proC gene encoding pyrroline-5-carboxylate reductase codes for MKDTRIAFIGAGNMAASLIGGLRAKGLEATQIRASDPGAETRARVSAEHGIETFADNAEAIQGVDVIVLAVKPQAMKAVCESLRPSLQAHQLVVSIAAGITCASMNNWLGAQPIVRCMPNTPSLLRQGVSGLYATAEVSSAQRAQAQQLLSAVGIALWLEQESQLDAVTAVSGSGPAYFFLLIEAMTAAGVKLGLPADVAEQLAEQTALGAAKMAVSSDVDAAELRRRVTSPGGTTQAAIESFQAGGFEALVEKALGAAAHRSAEMAEQLGK; via the coding sequence ATGAAAGACACGCGTATTGCCTTTATCGGCGCCGGTAACATGGCGGCCAGCCTGATCGGAGGCCTGCGGGCCAAGGGCCTGGAAGCCACGCAGATCCGCGCCAGCGATCCGGGCGCCGAAACCCGCGCCCGCGTCAGCGCCGAACACGGCATCGAGACCTTTGCCGACAACGCCGAGGCCATCCAGGGCGTCGATGTGATCGTACTCGCGGTCAAGCCTCAGGCGATGAAGGCGGTGTGCGAGAGCCTGCGCCCGAGCCTGCAGGCCCATCAACTAGTGGTGTCCATCGCCGCCGGCATCACCTGCGCCAGCATGAACAACTGGCTCGGCGCCCAGCCAATCGTGCGCTGCATGCCCAATACCCCGTCCTTGCTGCGCCAGGGCGTGAGCGGTTTGTACGCCACCGCCGAAGTCAGCAGCGCACAGCGTGCGCAGGCTCAGCAATTGTTATCCGCCGTGGGCATCGCCCTGTGGCTGGAGCAGGAGTCGCAACTGGACGCGGTCACCGCCGTGTCCGGCAGTGGCCCGGCGTACTTCTTCCTGTTGATCGAAGCCATGACCGCCGCCGGCGTGAAACTGGGCCTGCCTGCCGACGTTGCCGAGCAGTTGGCCGAGCAAACCGCCCTGGGCGCCGCGAAGATGGCGGTGTCCAGCGATGTGGATGCGGCCGAGCTGCGCCGTCGCGTGACTTCTCCGGGCGGTACCACGCAAGCGGCCATCGAATCGTTCCAGGCCGGCGGCTTCGAAGCCCTGGTGGAAAAAGCACTGGGTGCCGCGGCACATCGTTCGGCCGAGATGGCCGAACAGCTGGGTAAATAG
- a CDS encoding aspartate carbamoyltransferase catalytic subunit has protein sequence MTPLDAKRPLQLNAQGQLQHFLSLDGLPRELLTEILDTADSFLEVGGRAVKKVPLLRGKTICNVFFENSTRTRTTFELAAQRLSADVITLNVSTSSASKGETLLDTLRNLEAMAADMFVVRHGDSGAAHFIAEHVCPNVAIINGGDGRHAHPTQGMLDMLTIRRHKGSFENLSVAIVGDILHSRVARSNMLALKTLGCPDIRVIAPKTLLPIGIEQYGVKVYTDMAEGLKGVDVVIMLRLQRERMAGGLLPSEGEFYRLFGLTTARLAGAKPDAIVMHPGPINRGVEIESAVADGAQSVILNQVTYGIAIRMAVLSMAMSGQTAQRQFEQENAQ, from the coding sequence ATGACGCCTTTAGATGCCAAGCGCCCGCTGCAGCTCAATGCTCAGGGCCAGTTGCAACACTTTCTGTCCCTCGATGGTTTGCCCCGCGAACTGCTCACCGAAATCCTCGACACCGCCGACTCGTTCCTCGAAGTCGGCGGCCGGGCGGTGAAGAAAGTCCCGCTGCTGCGCGGCAAGACCATCTGCAATGTGTTCTTCGAGAACTCCACGCGCACCCGCACCACCTTTGAACTGGCGGCCCAGCGGCTGTCAGCCGACGTGATCACGCTGAACGTGTCCACCTCGTCGGCCAGCAAAGGCGAGACCCTGCTCGACACCCTGCGCAACCTGGAAGCCATGGCCGCCGACATGTTCGTGGTACGCCACGGCGACTCCGGCGCGGCGCATTTCATCGCCGAACATGTCTGCCCGAACGTGGCGATCATCAACGGCGGCGATGGCCGCCACGCCCACCCGACCCAAGGCATGCTCGACATGCTCACCATCCGTCGGCACAAGGGCAGCTTTGAAAACCTCTCGGTGGCCATCGTCGGCGACATCCTGCACTCGCGGGTTGCACGCTCGAACATGCTGGCCCTGAAGACCCTCGGCTGCCCGGACATTCGCGTGATCGCACCGAAAACCCTGCTGCCCATCGGTATCGAGCAGTACGGCGTGAAGGTCTACACCGACATGGCCGAAGGCCTCAAGGGTGTCGACGTGGTGATCATGCTGCGCCTGCAACGCGAACGCATGGCCGGTGGCCTGCTGCCGAGCGAGGGCGAGTTCTACCGCCTGTTCGGCCTGACCACCGCACGCCTGGCCGGTGCCAAGCCGGATGCCATCGTGATGCATCCCGGCCCGATCAACCGCGGGGTGGAAATCGAGTCGGCGGTGGCCGACGGCGCGCAGTCGGTGATTCTCAACCAGGTGACCTACGGCATCGCCATCCGCATGGCCGTGCTGTCCATGGCCATGAGCGGGCAAACCGCGCAACGTCAATTCGAGCAGGAGAACGCCCAGTGA
- a CDS encoding YggT family protein: protein MLGINDAAVFIIQTLGSLYLLIVLMRFILQLVRANFYNPLCQFVVKATQPLLKPLRRVIPSLFGLDMSSLVLALLLQILLFVVILMLNGYQAFTVLLLPWALIGIFSLFLKIIFWSMIISVILSWVAPGSRSPGAELVYQITEPVLAPFRRLIPNLGGLDISPIFAFIAIQLLQSWVIPRLAFYAFMPKELFGLI, encoded by the coding sequence ATGCTCGGAATCAATGACGCTGCCGTCTTCATCATCCAGACCCTGGGCAGCCTGTACCTGCTGATCGTGCTGATGCGCTTTATCCTGCAACTGGTGCGGGCGAACTTCTACAACCCGCTGTGCCAGTTCGTGGTCAAGGCCACCCAACCGCTGCTCAAGCCGCTGCGTCGGGTGATCCCGAGCCTGTTCGGGCTGGACATGTCGTCGCTGGTACTGGCGCTGCTGCTGCAGATCCTGCTGTTTGTGGTGATCCTGATGCTCAACGGCTACCAGGCCTTCACGGTGCTGTTGTTGCCGTGGGCGCTGATCGGCATTTTCTCGCTGTTCTTGAAGATCATCTTCTGGTCGATGATCATCAGCGTGATCCTGTCGTGGGTCGCACCGGGTAGCCGTAGCCCCGGCGCCGAACTGGTCTACCAGATCACTGAACCGGTGCTGGCGCCGTTCCGTCGCCTGATCCCCAACCTGGGCGGCCTGGATATTTCGCCGATCTTCGCGTTTATCGCGATCCAGTTGCTCCAGAGCTGGGTGATCCCGCGCCTGGCGTTCTATGCATTCATGCCTAAAGAGCTGTTCGGCCTGATCTGA
- a CDS encoding TM2 domain-containing protein produces the protein MNTYQQVGSQQDTHSKVIGYLLWIFGFTGAHRFYYGKPVTGTIWFFTFGLLGIGWLIDLFLIPAMDREADLRFTAGPIEYNVAWILLAFLGVFGVHRMYQGKWISGLIYLLTGGLFLIGVLYDFWTLNSQISIRNAERNNGR, from the coding sequence ATGAACACCTATCAACAGGTTGGTTCGCAGCAAGACACCCACAGCAAGGTGATCGGTTACCTGCTGTGGATTTTTGGTTTTACCGGAGCCCATCGCTTCTATTACGGCAAGCCGGTCACCGGAACGATCTGGTTTTTCACCTTTGGCCTGCTGGGTATTGGCTGGCTGATCGACCTGTTCCTGATCCCGGCCATGGACCGCGAAGCCGACCTGCGTTTTACCGCCGGGCCCATCGAATACAACGTGGCCTGGATCCTGTTGGCGTTTTTGGGTGTGTTCGGTGTGCACCGGATGTACCAGGGCAAATGGATCAGCGGCCTGATCTACCTGCTGACCGGTGGTTTGTTCCTGATTGGGGTGCTGTATGACTTCTGGACGTTGAACAGCCAGATTTCGATCCGCAATGCCGAGCGCAATAACGGGCGTTGA
- a CDS encoding homoserine O-acetyltransferase codes for MPTAFPPDSVGLVVPQVAHFGEPLALACGRSLPAYDLIYETYGQLNATASNAVLICHALSGHHHAAGFHSVDERKPGWWDSCIGPGKPIDTNKFFVVSLNNLGGCNGSTGPSSLNPETGKPFGADFPVLTVEDWVHSQARLADRLGVDQWAAVIGGSLGGMQALQWTITYPDRVRHCLAIASAPKLSAQNIAFNEVARQAILTDPEFHGGSFQEAGVIPKRGLMLARMVGHITYLSDDSMGEKFGRGLKSEKLNYDFHSVEFQVESYLRYQGEEFSGRFDANTYLLMTKALDYFDPAANHDDDLAKTFEHATAKFCVMSFTTDWRFSPARSRELVDALMAARKDVCYLEIDAPQGHDAFLIPIPRYLQAFSNYMNRIAL; via the coding sequence ATGCCAACTGCCTTCCCCCCCGATTCCGTTGGACTGGTCGTGCCCCAAGTGGCGCACTTCGGCGAACCGCTGGCCCTGGCCTGCGGCCGTTCGCTGCCTGCCTACGACCTGATCTACGAAACCTACGGCCAACTGAACGCCACCGCGAGCAACGCCGTGCTGATTTGCCACGCCTTGTCCGGCCACCATCACGCGGCAGGGTTCCACAGCGTTGACGAGCGCAAGCCCGGCTGGTGGGACAGCTGCATCGGCCCAGGCAAGCCCATCGACACCAACAAGTTCTTTGTGGTCAGCCTGAACAACCTCGGCGGCTGCAACGGTTCCACCGGCCCCAGCAGCCTCAACCCGGAAACCGGCAAGCCGTTCGGCGCGGACTTCCCGGTGTTGACCGTGGAAGACTGGGTGCACAGCCAGGCACGCCTCGCCGACCGCCTGGGCGTCGACCAATGGGCGGCCGTGATCGGTGGCAGCCTGGGCGGCATGCAGGCCCTGCAATGGACCATCACCTACCCGGACCGCGTGCGCCACTGCCTGGCCATCGCCTCGGCACCCAAGTTGTCTGCGCAAAACATTGCCTTCAACGAAGTGGCGCGCCAAGCCATCCTCACCGACCCCGAGTTCCACGGCGGTTCGTTCCAGGAAGCCGGCGTGATCCCCAAGCGTGGCCTGATGCTGGCGCGGATGGTCGGGCACATCACCTACCTGTCCGATGATTCCATGGGCGAAAAATTCGGCCGTGGCCTCAAGAGCGAGAAGCTCAACTACGACTTCCACAGCGTCGAGTTCCAGGTCGAAAGCTACCTGCGGTATCAGGGCGAGGAATTCTCCGGGCGTTTCGACGCCAACACCTACCTGCTGATGACCAAGGCGCTGGACTACTTCGACCCGGCGGCGAACCACGACGACGACCTGGCGAAAACCTTCGAGCACGCCACGGCCAAGTTCTGCGTGATGTCGTTCACCACCGACTGGCGCTTCTCGCCGGCCCGCTCGCGCGAGCTGGTGGACGCACTGATGGCTGCGCGTAAAGACGTCTGCTACCTGGAGATCGATGCACCGCAAGGCCACGACGCCTTCCTGATTCCGATTCCCCGTTATCTGCAGGCGTTCAGTAACTACATGAACCGTATAGCACTGTGA
- a CDS encoding YggS family pyridoxal phosphate-dependent enzyme, protein MSTIADNIGLVSQRIRAAADAVQRDASGIHLLAVSKTKPAQAVREAFAAGLHDFGENYLQEALGKQAELTDLPLSWHFIGPIQSNKTRAIAENFAWVHSVDRLKIAQRLSEQRPADLPALNICIQVNVSGEASKSGCTPADLPALANAISALPRLKLRGLMAIPEPTEDRAAQDAAFATVRELQASLNLPLDTLSMGMSHDLESAIAQGATWVRIGTALFGARDYSQP, encoded by the coding sequence ATGTCGACGATAGCAGACAACATCGGCCTGGTTAGCCAGCGCATCCGCGCCGCCGCCGACGCCGTGCAGCGTGACGCAAGCGGCATCCACCTGCTGGCCGTGAGCAAGACCAAACCGGCGCAAGCCGTGCGCGAAGCGTTTGCCGCCGGCTTGCATGACTTTGGCGAAAACTACCTGCAGGAAGCCCTGGGCAAACAGGCCGAATTAACCGACCTGCCCTTGAGTTGGCACTTCATCGGCCCCATTCAATCGAACAAGACTCGCGCCATCGCCGAGAATTTCGCTTGGGTGCATTCCGTGGACCGCTTGAAAATCGCACAACGCCTGTCCGAACAACGCCCTGCCGACCTGCCTGCGCTGAATATCTGCATCCAGGTCAACGTCAGTGGCGAAGCCAGCAAGTCCGGCTGTACGCCCGCCGACCTGCCGGCCCTGGCCAACGCCATCAGCGCCCTGCCGCGCCTGAAGCTGCGCGGTTTGATGGCGATCCCCGAGCCCACTGAAGACCGCGCGGCGCAGGATGCGGCGTTCGCCACGGTGCGCGAGCTGCAAGCCAGCCTGAACCTGCCACTGGACACACTTTCCATGGGCATGAGCCACGACCTCGAGTCGGCCATCGCTCAGGGTGCCACCTGGGTGCGGATCGGTACCGCGCTGTTTGGCGCCCGCGACTACAGCCAGCCGTGA
- the ruvX gene encoding Holliday junction resolvase RuvX: MALRLILGFDYGTKQIGVAVGQVITGQARELCTLKAQNGVPDWNQVEALIKEWKPDAVVVGLPLNMDGTPSDMCLRAEKFARRLNGRYNLPFYTHDERLTTFEAKGERRDRGGQKGSYRDNPVDAIAAALLLQGWLDENTALFES; this comes from the coding sequence ATGGCCTTGCGTCTGATCCTGGGGTTTGACTACGGCACCAAGCAGATCGGCGTGGCGGTGGGCCAGGTGATTACCGGCCAGGCCCGCGAGCTGTGCACATTGAAGGCCCAGAACGGCGTGCCGGACTGGAACCAGGTCGAAGCACTGATCAAGGAGTGGAAGCCCGATGCGGTCGTGGTCGGCCTGCCCCTGAACATGGATGGCACGCCCAGCGATATGTGCCTGCGCGCGGAAAAGTTCGCGCGTCGCCTCAATGGCCGCTACAACCTGCCCTTCTATACCCACGACGAACGCCTGACCACCTTTGAAGCCAAGGGTGAGCGCCGTGACCGTGGCGGCCAGAAAGGCAGCTACCGCGACAACCCGGTGGACGCCATCGCCGCCGCCCTGTTGTTGCAGGGCTGGCTGGATGAAAACACCGCTTTATTTGAATCCTGA
- the pyrR gene encoding bifunctional pyr operon transcriptional regulator/uracil phosphoribosyltransferase PyrR, with protein sequence MSLPNPAELISQMAIRLKAHLEHRGISEPRFIGIRTGGVWVAQALLQELDSDAPLGTLDVSFYRDDFSQNGLHPQVRPSELPFEIEGQHLVLIDDVLMSGRTIRAAMNELFDYGRPASISLVCLLDLDAGELPISPDVVGATLSLEAHQRVKLSGPTPLELELQDLAL encoded by the coding sequence ATGAGCTTGCCCAATCCCGCCGAACTGATCAGCCAGATGGCGATACGCCTCAAGGCGCACCTGGAACACCGTGGCATCAGCGAACCGCGCTTTATCGGCATCCGCACCGGCGGTGTGTGGGTGGCCCAGGCACTGCTGCAAGAGCTGGACAGCGATGCGCCCCTGGGCACGCTGGATGTGTCCTTCTACCGTGACGATTTCAGCCAGAACGGCTTGCATCCGCAAGTGCGCCCTTCAGAGCTGCCGTTCGAGATCGAGGGCCAGCACCTGGTGCTGATCGACGACGTGCTGATGAGCGGGCGCACCATCCGCGCGGCCATGAATGAGCTGTTCGACTACGGCCGCCCGGCCAGTATCTCCCTGGTGTGCCTGCTCGACCTGGATGCTGGCGAATTGCCGATCAGCCCGGATGTTGTCGGTGCGACACTGTCTTTGGAGGCCCACCAGCGGGTAAAATTGTCCGGTCCCACGCCGCTCGAACTCGAACTGCAAGACCTTGCCCTTTAA
- a CDS encoding type IV pilus twitching motility protein PilT — MDITELLTASVRRGASDLHLSAGLAPMLRIDGEVWPLESPVLAGSQVADLLSPLLNKYQQKDFETSLETDFSFELPGLARFRANVFQQERGVGAVFRTIPNEIQSLESLGLGEVFQRIAQLPRGLVLVTGPTGSGKSTTLAAMIDYLNQHRRQHILTLEDPIEFIHRPKLALINQRQVHRDTHSFSAALRSALREDPDVILVGELRDLETIRLALTAAETGHLVFGTLHTTSAAKTVDRLVDVFPAMEKAMVRSMLAESLQAVVSQVLVKKVGGGRIAAHEIMLGTPAIRNLIREDKVAQMVSAIQTGGALGMKTLDMSLKALVSEGLISAEEARGKARVPADI; from the coding sequence ATGGATATCACTGAATTACTGACCGCCAGCGTGCGCCGCGGCGCCTCCGACCTGCATCTGTCGGCCGGCCTGGCACCGATGCTGCGCATTGACGGCGAGGTCTGGCCGCTGGAAAGCCCGGTACTGGCCGGGTCCCAGGTAGCGGATTTATTGAGCCCTTTGCTCAATAAATACCAACAAAAGGATTTCGAAACGTCTCTTGAAACGGATTTTTCATTCGAGCTGCCCGGCCTGGCTCGCTTTCGCGCCAATGTGTTCCAGCAGGAGCGTGGCGTAGGGGCGGTATTTCGCACCATCCCCAACGAAATCCAAAGCCTGGAAAGCCTTGGCCTGGGCGAGGTGTTCCAGCGTATCGCGCAGCTGCCGCGTGGTCTGGTGCTGGTGACAGGGCCCACCGGCTCCGGCAAGTCCACCACGTTGGCGGCGATGATCGATTACCTGAATCAGCATCGACGCCAACACATCCTCACGCTGGAAGACCCCATCGAATTTATCCACCGGCCGAAACTGGCCTTGATCAACCAGCGCCAAGTGCATCGCGATACCCACAGCTTCTCGGCTGCCCTGCGCTCGGCGTTACGCGAAGACCCGGATGTGATCCTGGTGGGTGAACTGCGTGACCTGGAAACCATCCGCTTAGCGCTGACGGCCGCTGAGACCGGGCATCTGGTATTTGGCACCTTGCACACCACCTCGGCGGCAAAGACGGTAGACAGGCTGGTGGACGTGTTCCCTGCCATGGAAAAGGCCATGGTGCGGTCGATGCTGGCGGAATCCCTGCAGGCGGTGGTTTCCCAGGTGTTGGTGAAGAAGGTCGGCGGCGGCCGTATAGCGGCCCACGAAATCATGCTGGGCACGCCGGCCATTCGCAACCTGATCCGCGAAGACAAGGTGGCGCAGATGGTCTCGGCTATCCAGACCGGCGGGGCGTTGGGCATGAAGACGCTGGATATGAGCTTGAAGGCGCTGGTGAGCGAGGGGTTGATCAGCGCAGAGGAGGCGCGGGGGAAGGCGAGGGTGCCGGCAGACATATGA
- a CDS encoding energy transducer TonB — protein MTLPSELPPELSHSGVRPADRLGFTLFLAALIHLALILGLGFTLVEPKQITKTLEITLATFKSDKKPEKADFLAQENQQGSGTLDKKAVPKTTEVAPFQDNKVNKVTPPPAPKPQVKQATPKAAVTTVAPKPQKAPTQREKTKTEPTPEPVKPAPTFDSSTLSDEISSLEAELAHEQQLYAKRPRIYRLNAASTMRDKGAWYKDEWRKKVERIGNLNYPEEARRQQIYGNLRLLVSINRDGSLYEVQVLESSGQPLLDQAAQRIVRLAAPFAPFTGDLNDVDRLEIIRTWKFARGDRLSSN, from the coding sequence ATGACGCTCCCGTCCGAACTGCCCCCCGAACTCTCCCACAGCGGCGTGCGCCCGGCTGATCGGCTCGGATTTACTCTGTTTCTGGCGGCGCTGATTCACCTGGCACTGATCCTCGGCCTGGGCTTCACCCTGGTCGAACCCAAGCAGATCACCAAAACCCTGGAAATCACGCTGGCCACCTTCAAGAGCGATAAAAAGCCCGAGAAGGCCGACTTTCTCGCCCAGGAAAACCAGCAAGGCAGCGGCACCCTCGACAAGAAGGCCGTGCCCAAGACCACCGAAGTGGCGCCGTTCCAGGACAACAAGGTCAACAAAGTCACCCCGCCGCCGGCACCCAAGCCGCAAGTCAAACAGGCCACGCCCAAGGCTGCCGTGACCACGGTTGCGCCCAAACCGCAAAAAGCCCCGACCCAGCGCGAAAAGACCAAGACCGAACCCACACCCGAGCCCGTCAAGCCGGCGCCAACGTTCGACAGCTCGACGCTGTCCGACGAAATTTCCAGCCTGGAAGCCGAACTGGCCCACGAACAACAGCTCTACGCGAAGCGCCCGCGCATCTACCGCTTGAACGCCGCCTCGACCATGCGCGACAAAGGCGCCTGGTATAAGGACGAATGGCGCAAGAAAGTCGAACGCATCGGCAACCTCAACTATCCGGAAGAGGCACGCCGCCAGCAGATCTATGGCAATTTGCGCTTGCTGGTGTCGATCAACCGCGACGGTTCACTCTATGAAGTGCAGGTACTGGAATCGTCCGGCCAGCCGTTGCTGGACCAGGCCGCCCAGCGCATCGTGCGCCTGGCCGCGCCCTTTGCGCCGTTTACCGGCGACTTGAACGACGTGGACCGCCTGGAGATCATCCGCACCTGGAAATTTGCCAGGGGTGATCGGCTTTCCAGCAATTAA
- a CDS encoding YqgE/AlgH family protein — MKNVSPTYLKHHFLIAMPHMADPNFAQTLTYIVEHTANGAMGLVVNRPQELSLADILEQLRPEIDPPASCEGVPIYIGGPVQTDRGFVLHPTGPKFQATVDLEGVSLSTSQDVLFAIADGVGPEQSVITLGYAGWEAGQLEAELASNAWLTCPFDADILFNTASELRLEAAAAKLRVNLNLLTSQAGHA; from the coding sequence ATGAAAAATGTCAGCCCGACCTACCTCAAGCACCACTTCCTGATCGCCATGCCCCATATGGCCGACCCGAACTTTGCGCAGACCTTGACCTACATCGTCGAGCACACCGCCAATGGTGCCATGGGGTTGGTGGTGAACCGCCCGCAGGAGCTGAGCCTGGCCGATATCCTTGAGCAACTGCGCCCGGAAATCGACCCTCCCGCCAGCTGCGAGGGCGTGCCGATCTACATCGGCGGGCCGGTGCAGACCGATCGCGGTTTCGTGTTGCACCCCACCGGGCCGAAGTTCCAGGCCACGGTCGACCTTGAAGGTGTCTCACTGTCCACATCCCAGGACGTGTTGTTCGCGATTGCCGACGGCGTCGGCCCCGAGCAAAGCGTGATTACCCTGGGCTATGCCGGTTGGGAAGCCGGGCAACTGGAGGCTGAACTGGCCAGCAACGCCTGGCTGACGTGCCCTTTCGACGCCGACATTCTGTTCAACACCGCCAGCGAATTGCGCCTGGAAGCCGCCGCCGCCAAGCTGCGGGTCAACCTCAATCTGTTGACCAGCCAGGCGGGGCACGCCTGA
- a CDS encoding C40 family peptidase, with product MRPFFKTWLTICLLMPLAAHATNREQRLPNVNGFTPKVHSTPSTAKSVKPTVSRPTQLSKAHGKTPSTQLAVNTKQSSNVLSRAVNVLGTPYRWGGSSPSKGFDCSGLVKYAFNDVKAVDLPRTSNAMAAGHGLKVDRKDLKPGDLLFFKLKSRQVNHVAIYLGNDRFIHAPRRGKSVSIDTLKKPFWDKNYVIAKRVLPKEQNNNLRIVQR from the coding sequence ATGCGACCATTTTTCAAGACATGGCTAACCATTTGCCTATTAATGCCACTGGCCGCCCACGCCACCAATCGTGAGCAACGTCTTCCAAACGTTAACGGTTTCACCCCTAAAGTTCATAGCACGCCCAGCACCGCAAAATCGGTAAAGCCGACCGTCAGCCGCCCGACTCAACTGAGCAAGGCCCACGGTAAAACGCCTTCCACCCAGCTGGCCGTCAATACCAAGCAAAGCAGCAACGTTTTAAGCCGTGCCGTGAATGTACTCGGTACTCCTTATCGTTGGGGCGGCAGCAGCCCAAGTAAAGGGTTCGACTGCAGCGGTTTGGTGAAATATGCCTTCAACGACGTCAAGGCAGTGGATCTGCCACGCACGTCCAATGCCATGGCGGCCGGCCACGGCTTGAAAGTTGATCGCAAAGACCTCAAGCCAGGCGACTTGCTGTTCTTCAAGCTCAAGAGCCGCCAGGTCAACCACGTTGCCATTTACCTGGGCAATGACCGCTTTATCCACGCACCGCGTCGCGGCAAGTCGGTGAGCATCGACACGCTGAAAAAGCCGTTCTGGGACAAGAACTACGTGATCGCCAAGCGGGTGCTGCCAAAAGAGCAGAACAACAACCTGCGGATCGTGCAGCGCTGA